The following coding sequences lie in one Erwinia amylovora genomic window:
- a CDS encoding PAS domain-containing sensor histidine kinase has product MQFSERQVSASSEPLKLLEFALNTVKDAVYLVDSQTRFFYVNNESCRMLGYRNDELLNMCVSDIDPAWSKEDIYAMWERIGEGGNNKMFTLETHHKTKQGMLIPVEVSSNPFVYEEGKYSMCVVRDMRERKHLEQMSYAREQEFQVLVENSPDMVVRFDTSLNCQYANPAALRHLCVSAEQLRGRRIRELLGDLTCVKHIDRLVSEVVHSQLEAEGELVESDNKTAAGTVINHIRCVPEFDRHGTLISVMLVGRDITAIHYAERKLEDSHMRLRLLARQREVSREEERKRIAREIHDELGQHLTSLRMGISMLRIQFSKDNPLLHERVVHLMGLTDKTIQVVRNVATRLRPNVLDMGLTPALEWLRDEFISRHIGCCCRLITPEHEVRLNDEQATAAFRVAQESLTNISRHAQASEVIILLVRHANSVVLTVRDNGKGFDCQSSKDNAFGLMSMRERGRMLGGNVEIESKLSIGTRISLTIPIVQAYENKQIME; this is encoded by the coding sequence TCAATAACGAGTCGTGCCGCATGTTGGGCTATCGCAATGATGAGTTGTTGAACATGTGCGTGTCGGACATCGACCCTGCATGGAGTAAAGAGGATATTTATGCCATGTGGGAGCGGATAGGTGAGGGCGGCAACAATAAGATGTTTACCCTCGAAACCCATCACAAAACCAAACAGGGCATGCTGATACCTGTCGAGGTCAGTTCAAATCCTTTCGTCTATGAAGAGGGCAAATACAGTATGTGCGTAGTAAGGGATATGCGAGAACGTAAGCATCTGGAACAGATGTCTTATGCGAGAGAACAGGAATTCCAGGTATTAGTCGAGAACTCACCGGATATGGTGGTGCGTTTTGATACCAGTCTGAATTGCCAGTATGCCAACCCCGCCGCATTACGCCACCTGTGCGTATCGGCCGAACAGCTCAGAGGGAGACGGATCCGCGAACTGCTGGGCGATCTGACGTGCGTTAAGCATATCGACCGTCTGGTGAGCGAGGTGGTGCACAGCCAACTGGAGGCCGAAGGTGAACTGGTGGAGTCTGACAACAAGACAGCAGCCGGGACGGTCATTAACCATATTCGCTGCGTACCCGAATTTGATCGGCATGGCACCCTGATTTCCGTGATGTTGGTTGGGCGCGATATTACCGCCATCCATTATGCGGAAAGGAAGCTGGAAGACTCACATATGCGCCTGAGGCTGCTGGCGCGGCAGCGTGAGGTTTCGCGGGAAGAAGAGCGTAAGCGTATCGCGCGGGAGATCCACGATGAGCTGGGGCAGCATTTAACCTCGCTAAGAATGGGTATTTCAATGCTGCGTATCCAGTTCAGCAAGGATAATCCGCTGCTACATGAACGCGTTGTGCATCTGATGGGCCTGACGGACAAAACCATTCAGGTGGTGCGTAATGTGGCTACCCGGCTGCGCCCTAACGTATTAGATATGGGGTTGACGCCCGCGCTGGAATGGTTGCGGGATGAATTTATCAGCCGCCATATTGGCTGTTGCTGTCGCTTAATTACCCCCGAGCATGAAGTCAGGCTGAATGATGAACAGGCTACGGCGGCTTTCCGCGTGGCACAGGAATCACTCACCAATATCTCGCGCCATGCTCAGGCCTCCGAAGTGATTATTTTACTCGTTCGCCACGCTAATTCGGTGGTCCTTACCGTGCGCGACAATGGCAAAGGTTTTGACTGCCAGAGCAGTAAAGACAACGCTTTTGGCCTGATGAGCATGAGAGAGCGTGGGCGTATGCTGGGGGGTAATGTAGAAATTGAGAGTAAACTGAGCATTGGTACACGCATATCGTTAACCATTCCTATTGTACAAGCTTATGAAAATAAGCAGATTATGGAATAA
- a CDS encoding response regulator codes for MDKNIRLMVADDHVIMREGLKQIFSLDERLVVVAEAGNGTQVMEGLRVEPVDLLLLDMSMPGVCGEDLVTRIHLQYPKLPILILTMYSEPQIARRVLKCGALGYITKDNDPETLLAAIHRVARGQRFIDHVLAEQIVFAEYTQAGEAMHERLTAREMQIMLMLARGRGVNHIAEALAISNKTVSTHKARLMEKMMFTTNADIVKYAISHCLIT; via the coding sequence ATGGATAAAAATATTCGCCTGATGGTAGCGGACGACCATGTCATCATGCGTGAGGGACTGAAGCAGATATTTTCGCTGGATGAACGTTTGGTGGTGGTGGCCGAGGCCGGGAATGGCACCCAGGTGATGGAAGGGCTGCGCGTTGAGCCGGTTGATTTATTGTTGCTGGATATGAGCATGCCGGGAGTTTGTGGCGAGGATCTGGTGACCCGCATCCATTTACAATACCCCAAGCTACCAATACTGATACTCACTATGTACAGCGAGCCGCAGATTGCGCGGCGCGTGCTGAAATGTGGTGCGCTGGGCTACATCACTAAAGACAACGACCCGGAGACGTTGCTGGCTGCGATCCACCGCGTGGCGCGTGGTCAACGCTTTATCGACCACGTACTGGCTGAACAGATTGTCTTTGCCGAGTACACGCAGGCAGGGGAAGCGATGCATGAACGCCTGACGGCGCGGGAAATGCAAATTATGCTGATGTTAGCGCGTGGCAGAGGGGTTAATCACATTGCTGAAGCGCTGGCTATCAGTAATAAAACTGTCAGTACCCATAAAGCACGCTTAATGGAAAAAATGATGTTCACCACCAATGCGGACATCGTGAAATACGCCATTAGTCATTGCCTGATAACTTAG
- a CDS encoding sigma 54-interacting transcriptional regulator, translating to MNIRNSEHSSRPWPGRREHISLTEEQPIDIHDTLAEMIKTVAPLKIDLVLEGETGTGKDTLARKIHQLSGCRGKLVAVNCAAIPETLAESELFGINNGAYTGAGQARAGYVEAADNGILFLDEIDSMPLSLQAKMLRVLENRGVERLGGTRFTPVNMRVIVATQTPLLTLVERGSFRRDLYFRLNTVSIQLQPLRARIEVIIPMFRSFIQKAASTLQCAPREITQEHYECLLSYSWPGNIRELKAAAERFVLGLPPLDLPCHCGQERPQLKELMRRIEKNVIYDCLVRHGHSIDDAAQELGIPLRTLYHRIKLLNVNTGRVIAQ from the coding sequence ATGAACATCAGGAATAGTGAACACTCGTCCCGGCCATGGCCGGGACGGAGAGAGCACATCTCTTTGACAGAAGAACAACCCATCGATATCCACGACACATTGGCTGAGATGATCAAAACAGTTGCACCTTTGAAAATTGATTTGGTACTGGAGGGGGAGACCGGAACCGGAAAAGACACGCTGGCACGAAAAATTCACCAACTTTCCGGCTGCCGGGGAAAATTGGTCGCGGTTAACTGCGCGGCGATCCCCGAAACGCTGGCGGAAAGCGAACTGTTTGGCATTAATAATGGTGCTTATACCGGTGCCGGGCAGGCGCGCGCCGGCTATGTCGAAGCAGCGGATAACGGCATTTTGTTTTTGGACGAGATTGACAGCATGCCACTTTCACTGCAGGCCAAAATGCTACGCGTGCTGGAAAACAGGGGCGTTGAACGTCTTGGCGGAACCCGCTTTACCCCGGTCAATATGCGTGTCATTGTCGCAACGCAAACGCCATTGTTAACCCTGGTGGAGCGCGGCAGTTTCCGGCGCGATCTCTATTTCCGCCTAAATACGGTCAGTATTCAACTGCAACCTTTACGGGCGCGCATTGAGGTGATCATCCCGATGTTTCGTTCTTTTATTCAGAAGGCGGCAAGCACGCTGCAATGCGCACCACGCGAAATCACTCAGGAACACTATGAATGTCTGTTGAGCTATAGCTGGCCGGGGAATATCCGCGAGCTGAAAGCCGCCGCTGAACGTTTCGTACTGGGCCTACCGCCACTCGACCTTCCCTGTCATTGCGGACAGGAGCGGCCACAACTGAAAGAGTTGATGCGACGCATTGAGAAGAACGTGATCTATGATTGCCTGGTGCGTCACGGTCACAGCATTGATGATGCGGCGCAGGAGTTGGGTATTCCTTTGCGTACGCTATATCACCGCATCAAATTATTGAACGTGAACACCGGTCGGGTTATTGCTCAGTAG
- a CDS encoding EscI/YscI/HrpB family type III secretion system inner rod protein yields the protein MKINAGNAQSLSVSAGNNEVSSAASNTADASWFSAALQSPAKPASSDNQSWINKVTSLSETASGHANQADRALAKVSRSLDSQSVMAANRTLSSYYLESLLNAKLVGKGVQSLEKLTNLQ from the coding sequence ATGAAAATCAATGCCGGAAACGCCCAGTCTCTCTCCGTCAGCGCGGGGAATAATGAGGTCAGTTCTGCCGCCAGCAACACGGCGGATGCTTCCTGGTTCAGCGCGGCGCTGCAATCACCTGCTAAACCGGCAAGTAGTGACAATCAATCCTGGATAAACAAAGTCACCAGCCTGTCTGAAACTGCCAGTGGCCATGCCAACCAGGCAGACAGGGCGCTGGCTAAGGTCTCGCGCAGTCTTGATTCGCAAAGCGTGATGGCCGCTAACCGCACCTTATCCTCCTATTATCTGGAGAGCCTGCTCAACGCAAAGCTGGTGGGTAAAGGCGTACAGAGTCTGGAAAAACTGACCAACTTGCAGTAA
- the sctJ gene encoding type III secretion system inner membrane ring lipoprotein SctJ — translation MAKLSLKMLLLLPVLLLVGCNDQVELNHGLTENDANEVAAELGRYHIQAEKLTNKEGITVLVDAAELNRAVHILDAAGLPRPARTNLGEVFQKNGVISTPLEERARYIYALSQEVESTLSQIDGVIVARVHVVLPERIAPGEPVQPASAAVFIKYRPDLDPDVIEPRIRRMVASSLPGLAGRSDKDLAIVFVPAESYQDKPPQVSFGPFLVTPERSAQLSWLSGMIGVLILMVVAGVLGWPHWQRYRQRQQPPPPGQNNE, via the coding sequence ATGGCTAAATTATCTCTTAAGATGCTGCTCTTGCTGCCGGTATTGCTGTTGGTCGGCTGCAATGACCAGGTCGAACTCAATCACGGTCTGACAGAAAACGACGCCAACGAAGTGGCGGCGGAGCTGGGGCGTTATCATATCCAGGCGGAAAAACTCACCAATAAAGAAGGTATTACCGTGCTGGTAGATGCCGCAGAGTTAAATCGGGCGGTACACATTCTTGATGCGGCGGGTTTGCCGCGACCGGCGCGCACCAACCTTGGCGAAGTATTCCAAAAGAACGGAGTGATCTCCACGCCGCTGGAAGAACGGGCGCGCTATATCTATGCCTTATCCCAGGAAGTTGAATCGACCCTGAGTCAGATTGACGGGGTGATCGTCGCCCGGGTACATGTGGTGCTACCGGAGCGCATTGCGCCGGGTGAGCCGGTGCAGCCCGCCAGCGCAGCGGTGTTTATCAAATATCGCCCCGATCTCGACCCCGATGTTATCGAACCGCGCATCCGGCGCATGGTTGCCAGCAGCCTGCCGGGCCTGGCCGGTCGGTCAGACAAAGATTTGGCGATTGTCTTTGTCCCCGCCGAGAGCTATCAGGATAAACCGCCGCAGGTTTCCTTTGGCCCGTTTTTGGTCACGCCAGAGCGATCGGCACAGTTAAGCTGGTTGAGCGGCATGATTGGCGTGCTGATCCTGATGGTGGTAGCGGGCGTGCTGGGTTGGCCGCACTGGCAGCGCTACCGTCAACGGCAGCAACCGCCGCCGCCCGGACAGAATAATGAGTGA